A stretch of bacterium DNA encodes these proteins:
- a CDS encoding putative PEP-binding protein — MQSSNSFETSPQAKIKASVDLCRSGLITKNEAINRVSADELENILSGSFDKQEKSKAISENRIITCGVGASSGAISGKAVFDTKKAKELILKGEKVILIKNDTNADDVDTIKQAGGVIAVNAGVSGHAVVIAKGAGKPCIVGCNDVAIDESAGWLKVGNKVVNNGDLISIDGKTGEIIEGKLKIIQDKPSHEVFELLNWADEISNIKVIANADTPADATYSIKMGAQGIGLCRTEHMFFNEQRLNSVKKVLLSKEGSQRRKEGLKELEKYQYEDFIEIFKALEGKPVTIRLLDMPLDEFVPESLKKESNPMMGNRGSRFGIVDPDIYKMQARAIAKAYTQVNCKPKIMLPMISTEEEFKYLSGVIKTTIEETLTETLGDKKAASSFLNDFKIGSMIEIPSSIINAGELAKEADFLSIGSNDLTQFTLGLSRNDSSQIIESYLKKGILKENPFKVLHSSVIKFIQQGINDARKIKPNIEVSICGEQGSNAKSIENSYNSGVNCVSVSPARVAVTRLLAAQRTQNSREPGKITFTGLNKKFNVENDKHQHQLEIFDDVTSRNFKKSFEEFSQQPLFKTDEIKAQLSEEYSNEVVDKIKLTGDKAGYNNIVLVMPGINPKTGEIPGIFPIITDKKDVSTMGGGHWRTEEYFLNCIVPQIKNQIPTFNFGDFKNALGITTDTQRTNPKNLKLLPAGVTSSNSHLTMASNSNTFRPMDGTFDRSGKASFVSLHGFVVYDNDDNKYMIIDDKPGVAAFIKKNSVLFEELNERYNVKIIVGNIDVNKQVSVQKEKNDFINQMIGQLKLSNLKVKEFKTNKNDLNTYELIEYSTNPNKQNKQY; from the coding sequence GTGCAATCATCAAATAGCTTTGAAACATCACCGCAGGCTAAGATTAAAGCTTCAGTTGATTTATGCAGATCGGGTTTGATAACTAAAAATGAAGCTATAAATAGGGTTTCTGCAGACGAACTTGAAAATATTTTGTCAGGAAGTTTTGATAAACAAGAAAAATCAAAAGCTATCAGTGAAAATAGAATAATTACTTGCGGAGTTGGCGCAAGCAGCGGTGCAATATCTGGAAAAGCCGTATTTGATACAAAAAAAGCCAAAGAATTAATCCTTAAAGGGGAAAAAGTTATTCTCATAAAAAATGATACTAACGCTGATGATGTAGATACGATAAAGCAGGCTGGCGGTGTTATTGCTGTAAATGCAGGAGTCTCAGGCCATGCAGTTGTTATTGCCAAAGGTGCAGGGAAACCATGTATTGTCGGATGTAATGATGTTGCAATAGATGAATCAGCAGGCTGGTTGAAAGTTGGAAACAAAGTTGTTAATAATGGCGATCTGATTTCTATTGACGGAAAAACAGGAGAAATAATAGAAGGCAAATTAAAAATTATACAGGATAAGCCATCTCATGAGGTTTTTGAACTATTAAACTGGGCCGATGAAATTTCCAATATTAAAGTAATAGCCAACGCTGATACTCCTGCGGATGCTACCTATTCAATAAAAATGGGAGCGCAGGGCATAGGTCTATGCAGAACAGAGCATATGTTTTTTAATGAACAAAGACTAAACTCTGTAAAAAAGGTTCTTTTGTCTAAAGAAGGCTCTCAAAGAAGAAAAGAAGGGCTAAAAGAACTTGAAAAATACCAATATGAAGATTTTATAGAGATTTTTAAAGCTCTAGAAGGTAAACCTGTTACGATAAGACTGCTTGATATGCCGTTAGACGAATTTGTACCGGAATCTCTCAAAAAAGAGTCAAATCCAATGATGGGTAATAGAGGAAGCCGATTTGGAATTGTTGATCCTGATATTTATAAAATGCAAGCGAGGGCTATTGCAAAGGCCTATACTCAGGTAAACTGTAAGCCTAAAATTATGTTGCCGATGATTTCAACGGAGGAGGAGTTTAAATATCTTTCAGGTGTTATAAAGACTACAATAGAAGAAACTTTAACAGAAACGCTGGGAGATAAAAAAGCAGCAAGTAGCTTTTTAAATGATTTTAAAATTGGTTCAATGATAGAAATTCCTTCTTCTATTATAAATGCCGGAGAACTCGCGAAAGAAGCGGATTTTTTAAGCATAGGGTCAAATGATCTTACACAATTTACTCTCGGACTCAGCAGGAATGATTCTAGCCAAATTATTGAATCTTATTTAAAAAAAGGTATTTTAAAAGAAAATCCATTTAAAGTTTTACACTCAAGTGTAATCAAATTTATACAGCAAGGTATTAATGATGCAAGAAAAATCAAGCCCAATATTGAAGTTAGTATTTGCGGAGAACAGGGCAGTAATGCAAAAAGTATAGAGAACAGTTATAATTCAGGCGTAAATTGCGTCAGTGTATCTCCTGCAAGAGTGGCTGTTACTCGTCTTCTTGCAGCACAAAGAACTCAAAATTCAAGAGAACCAGGCAAAATAACATTTACGGGATTAAACAAAAAATTTAATGTTGAAAATGATAAACATCAGCATCAACTGGAAATTTTTGATGATGTAACGAGCAGAAATTTCAAAAAATCATTTGAAGAATTTTCACAACAACCATTATTTAAAACTGATGAAATAAAAGCGCAACTTAGTGAAGAATATTCGAATGAAGTAGTTGATAAAATCAAATTAACAGGCGATAAAGCCGGTTATAACAACATTGTTTTGGTAATGCCCGGCATAAATCCTAAAACAGGGGAAATTCCCGGAATTTTTCCTATTATTACCGATAAAAAAGATGTCTCGACAATGGGTGGCGGACATTGGAGAACAGAAGAATATTTTTTAAATTGCATTGTCCCTCAAATTAAAAATCAAATTCCAACTTTTAACTTTGGTGATTTTAAAAATGCATTAGGAATAACAACAGATACACAAAGAACAAACCCTAAGAATTTAAAATTATTACCGGCAGGTGTAACTTCTTCTAATTCGCATTTAACAATGGCATCTAACTCAAATACATTCAGGCCTATGGATGGAACTTTCGATAGAAGCGGAAAGGCTTCGTTTGTTAGTTTACACGGATTTGTTGTTTATGATAATGATGACAATAAATATATGATTATTGATGATAAGCCGGGTGTAGCCGCTTTTATTAAGAAAAACAGTGTTTTATTTGAAGAATTGAACGAAAGGTATAATGTCAAAATTATAGTCGGTAATATAGATGTAAACAAACAAGTAAGTGTTCAAAAAGAAAAAAATGATTTTATTAATCAGATGATTGGACAGTTAAAATTATCAAATTTAAAAGTAAAAGAATTTAAAACAAATAAAAATGACTTAAATACTTATGAATTAATTGAATATTCAACTAATCCAAACAAACAGAACAAACAATATTAA